A stretch of Spirosoma oryzicola DNA encodes these proteins:
- a CDS encoding lamin tail domain-containing protein, with translation MIFQRLRSSYSTARLWLLFAALLVAGATKAQEQIVISQVYGGGGNAGAPYKNDFIELFNRGTAAVNLDGWSVQYAASGGTSWQATRLSGTIQPGGYYLVQEGAGTNTTLPGLPMPDATGGINMSGTAGKVALVKATSVLSGSCPVVNDFVGFGTATNCSETAPTANLTNSTAAVRDGNGCTDTGNNSADFTIGTPSPRNSASPTNLCNSTAPTIAATPNPVSLSYAEGSGPATRIITTNATNLTSASGGITVTVSNPAFAVSYNGSSFGNSVTIPYTNSGLSSTTLAAQLTAGLSPNSYSGSITFSGGGATVDLPVTGVVSASVSTGIVSIAAARTGIGNTYTVQGRVTVTNQLGARQIYIQDETGGIVVYASPSGTDISSLVQIGDLVQARGPVTVFNGFTEITSPAATNFTLVSGAGTVVPAPIEITPDQLPNYQGRLVSISNASISGSGATFVGGTSYTITKDNQSATLRISANSPLAGAGRPSNPVSVTGIADRFVSGVTTPGNNGLQLQPRILADIPGSTAAQDAICGPAENTALPRTQTLDVAAWNMEFFGADGGSINCPRGTYTYEDMGPVNEDLQQANATAVLTKLNADIISVEEISDINRFSATVAAIPGSYSYVCSDKFSYFFQDQCDQQVTNGTVFGPTSLAQKVCVIYNTATVTPVLSETKPLLLDKYNYPSGNGWSSGRLPFLFVADATINGVTRRVHVVTVHAKSGSAAGDFNRRRQDFADLKTLLDTEYATANIVMMGDYNDKATSSIYTSSPVSSFNNFVSDEAGYKTMTKPLEQQGCSTFNSSASFIDHMIVSNDLAAGYIDNSAYVLLPFSIPNYGNTTSDHNPIFARFDLSKLAVTVVKALSRDPDNGQLNSNTLKPYLTLQNQGTTSVDYSTITVRYWLNVEDNMDLIFQKNYVAIGQNNLNLRYVSTPGRQGATGYIEYSFLPGAGSLAPMSESGPIEIQVYKQNYSAFNQAGDYSYVNNSAFGLNNRITVYQAGSLIYGVEPARTNAARLGAEEAGATLQLNVLGNPVVNESVEVEIRGAAGQKLQLRTIDNRGRSVNTTIIEHAAAVERATISVGKSTGVYLLQATTATQKQVVKLVKE, from the coding sequence ATGATCTTTCAACGTTTACGGTCTTCGTATTCAACGGCTCGGCTGTGGCTGTTATTTGCGGCATTGCTGGTGGCCGGTGCTACCAAAGCACAAGAGCAAATAGTAATTAGCCAGGTGTACGGGGGTGGTGGTAATGCAGGTGCCCCTTACAAAAATGATTTTATTGAGTTGTTCAACCGGGGCACAGCAGCGGTTAATCTTGACGGCTGGAGTGTACAATATGCAGCAAGCGGAGGAACTAGCTGGCAGGCAACCCGGTTGAGCGGTACTATTCAGCCGGGCGGTTATTATCTAGTGCAGGAGGGGGCTGGTACAAACACTACTCTTCCAGGCTTGCCTATGCCTGACGCAACGGGTGGTATAAATATGAGCGGCACTGCGGGTAAAGTTGCTTTGGTAAAAGCGACTTCGGTGCTGTCGGGTTCATGCCCAGTAGTAAATGATTTTGTGGGCTTCGGTACGGCTACAAACTGTTCAGAGACAGCTCCTACTGCCAATTTGACTAATTCGACTGCCGCTGTTCGGGATGGTAATGGCTGTACGGATACGGGTAATAATTCTGCGGATTTCACCATAGGTACGCCCAGCCCACGCAATTCGGCAAGTCCAACTAATCTGTGTAATTCAACGGCACCTACCATTGCTGCAACGCCTAACCCGGTAAGCTTGAGCTACGCAGAAGGCAGCGGTCCGGCTACACGGATTATAACAACCAATGCCACCAATCTTACGTCAGCAAGCGGTGGTATTACCGTAACGGTATCGAATCCTGCGTTTGCGGTTTCGTACAATGGTTCGTCTTTTGGCAACTCCGTTACTATTCCTTACACTAATTCAGGCTTGTCCAGCACAACCCTGGCTGCCCAGTTGACAGCGGGCCTATCCCCAAATTCATATTCGGGGTCAATCACATTTAGTGGGGGAGGAGCAACGGTTGACCTCCCTGTTACGGGCGTTGTCAGTGCATCCGTTTCGACAGGAATTGTGTCAATTGCCGCAGCACGGACGGGTATTGGTAATACCTACACGGTTCAGGGCCGGGTAACGGTTACGAATCAGCTGGGTGCTCGTCAGATTTATATCCAGGACGAAACGGGTGGTATTGTTGTCTACGCTAGCCCGTCTGGTACTGACATCAGTTCGCTCGTACAGATTGGCGATCTGGTGCAGGCACGTGGACCAGTCACGGTATTCAACGGTTTTACCGAAATAACATCGCCGGCAGCTACAAACTTCACGCTGGTTTCAGGAGCTGGTACCGTCGTGCCGGCGCCGATCGAGATTACACCCGATCAGTTGCCCAACTATCAAGGGCGGCTGGTTAGTATTTCAAACGCTTCCATCAGTGGCTCAGGGGCTACGTTTGTGGGCGGAACCAGTTACACCATTACCAAAGATAACCAATCGGCTACCTTACGCATCAGTGCCAATTCGCCACTAGCGGGTGCCGGTCGTCCAAGCAATCCGGTTAGTGTAACGGGTATCGCCGATCGGTTTGTGTCGGGAGTGACTACGCCAGGAAACAATGGTCTGCAACTACAACCCCGGATTCTGGCTGACATTCCGGGAAGCACAGCCGCGCAGGATGCTATTTGCGGACCAGCCGAAAATACGGCACTGCCCCGCACGCAAACGCTGGATGTTGCTGCCTGGAACATGGAATTCTTCGGTGCTGACGGTGGTTCGATCAACTGTCCAAGAGGAACCTACACGTACGAAGACATGGGGCCTGTCAACGAAGACCTTCAACAGGCTAACGCGACAGCCGTATTGACGAAGCTGAACGCCGATATTATTTCGGTAGAAGAAATCAGTGATATCAACCGCTTTAGCGCAACGGTAGCCGCTATTCCAGGAAGTTACAGCTACGTTTGCTCTGACAAGTTCTCGTATTTCTTCCAGGACCAGTGCGACCAGCAGGTCACGAACGGTACGGTATTCGGACCAACCTCGCTGGCTCAGAAAGTTTGTGTGATTTACAATACCGCTACGGTAACGCCGGTTCTGTCCGAAACGAAACCGCTGCTGTTGGATAAATACAACTACCCATCTGGTAACGGCTGGTCGTCGGGTCGTTTGCCTTTCCTGTTCGTTGCCGATGCGACGATCAATGGCGTTACGCGCCGGGTTCACGTGGTTACGGTACACGCTAAATCGGGAAGTGCAGCGGGTGATTTCAACCGTCGCAGACAGGATTTCGCCGATCTGAAAACGTTGCTTGACACCGAATACGCGACTGCAAACATCGTTATGATGGGTGATTACAACGACAAAGCTACGTCATCGATCTACACGAGTTCGCCGGTTTCATCGTTCAACAACTTTGTGTCGGACGAAGCTGGTTATAAAACCATGACCAAGCCGCTCGAACAGCAAGGTTGCTCGACGTTTAACTCGTCGGCCAGCTTCATCGATCACATGATTGTTTCGAACGATCTGGCCGCTGGGTACATCGACAACTCGGCCTACGTGTTATTGCCGTTCAGCATTCCCAATTATGGCAACACCACATCGGATCACAACCCAATTTTTGCCCGTTTTGACTTATCCAAGCTGGCAGTAACGGTTGTAAAAGCGCTTTCGCGCGATCCTGATAATGGTCAGCTTAACTCCAATACGCTCAAGCCTTACCTGACGCTTCAGAATCAGGGTACTACTTCGGTTGATTACAGCACCATCACGGTTCGCTACTGGCTGAATGTTGAGGACAACATGGACCTAATCTTCCAGAAAAACTACGTAGCTATCGGTCAGAACAACCTCAACCTACGCTACGTGTCAACTCCGGGTCGTCAGGGTGCAACGGGCTACATCGAGTATAGCTTCTTGCCGGGAGCGGGTAGTCTGGCTCCAATGAGCGAATCAGGACCGATTGAGATCCAGGTTTACAAGCAGAACTACAGCGCCTTCAATCAGGCTGGTGATTACTCCTATGTCAACAACAGCGCCTTTGGGCTTAACAACCGCATCACGGTTTACCAGGCCGGAAGCTTGATTTACGGCGTTGAACCCGCTAGAACTAATGCTGCGCGGCTGGGTGCCGAAGAAGCGGGTGCTACGTTACAGCTTAACGTACTGGGTAACCCAGTTGTAAACGAGTCGGTTGAGGTTGAAATTCGCGGGGCGGCTGGTCAGAAACTGCAACTCCGAACGATCGACAACCGTGGCCGTAGCGTGAACACAACGATTATCGAACACGCTGCTGCCGTTGAGCGCGCTACGATTTCGGTTGGTAAGTCAACGGGCGTGTACCTGCTCCAGGCGACAACCGCAACGCAGAAGCAGGTTGTAAAACTTGTCAAGGAATAA
- the panC gene encoding pantoate--beta-alanine ligase produces MHRFSTAVDLRNHLSVARPSQKIGFVPTMGALHEGHIRLIEKAKQENDIVVSSIFVNPIQFNNPDDLSRYPRTLEEDCQKLEAAGCDVVFAPSADEMYPEPPTLRLNFGELETIMEGAFRPGHFNGVGLVVGKLFNIVQPNRAYFGQKDLQQVAVVRRLIRDLSFPVELIRCPTIREADGLAMSSRNRNLTPDQRIEAVTLFKALTLAQNLLTEGQSAAQTKEAVIDVFSSNPNFRLEYIDVVNADTMQPVEEVLAPGQTAICLAAHLGQVRLIDNLVF; encoded by the coding sequence ATGCATCGCTTTAGTACCGCTGTTGATCTTCGCAACCACCTTTCCGTAGCCCGTCCAAGCCAGAAAATTGGATTTGTGCCAACGATGGGCGCTTTGCACGAAGGTCATATCCGGCTTATCGAAAAAGCTAAACAGGAGAACGATATCGTCGTAAGCAGTATCTTCGTCAACCCCATACAATTCAACAATCCTGACGATCTGAGTCGCTACCCACGGACACTGGAAGAAGATTGCCAAAAACTGGAAGCCGCTGGCTGCGACGTAGTTTTTGCGCCCTCTGCCGACGAGATGTACCCAGAGCCGCCTACACTCCGGCTAAATTTCGGCGAGCTGGAAACGATCATGGAAGGTGCTTTCCGACCGGGTCACTTCAACGGCGTCGGCTTAGTGGTGGGTAAGTTGTTCAATATCGTACAACCCAACCGGGCTTACTTCGGTCAGAAAGACTTGCAGCAGGTAGCCGTAGTGCGACGCCTGATCCGCGACCTGAGCTTCCCCGTTGAACTGATTCGCTGTCCAACGATCCGGGAGGCCGACGGGCTGGCGATGTCATCCCGGAACCGAAATCTCACGCCCGATCAGCGCATAGAGGCCGTAACCCTGTTTAAAGCCCTTACATTGGCTCAAAATCTGTTAACCGAGGGTCAGAGTGCCGCGCAGACAAAAGAGGCAGTAATCGACGTTTTTAGCAGCAATCCAAATTTCCGGCTTGAATACATTGACGTTGTTAATGCCGATACCATGCAGCCTGTCGAAGAAGTGCTGGCTCCGGGACAAACCGCCATCTGCCTGGCGGCTCATCTGGGCCAGGTACGCCTGATTGATAACCTGGTATTCTGA
- a CDS encoding glycogen/starch synthase, whose translation MSKLRILYVASEINPFLKTSDVADFVRKLPQAMQERGMEIRILVPRFGLINERKNRLHEVVRLSGINIAVGDEEKPLIIKVASIPTAKLQVYFIDNEDYFQRKYVFHDKENRFYDDNDERAIFFCKGVLETVKKLGWAPDIVHCNDWMTSLIPLYLKTTYKNDPMFKDTKSVFTVYNNGFDHRFEGDIIEKARMMDIDDSMLEELKTADFGGFIRIGCAYADAVVRAEEESSASLNAVLNDLPEHKFDGAEENDVTERYYNLYTQLAG comes from the coding sequence ATGAGCAAATTACGCATCCTTTACGTGGCCAGTGAAATAAATCCTTTCCTGAAAACGTCTGACGTTGCCGATTTCGTCCGCAAGCTGCCCCAGGCTATGCAGGAACGAGGAATGGAGATTCGAATTTTAGTGCCACGCTTCGGGCTTATTAATGAACGCAAAAATCGGTTGCACGAAGTTGTGCGGCTATCGGGAATCAACATCGCCGTTGGTGATGAAGAAAAACCGTTGATTATTAAAGTTGCGTCAATTCCGACGGCCAAGTTACAGGTCTATTTTATTGATAATGAAGATTATTTTCAGCGTAAATACGTTTTCCACGACAAGGAAAACCGATTCTACGATGACAACGACGAGCGGGCTATCTTCTTCTGCAAAGGGGTGCTGGAGACGGTGAAGAAACTCGGTTGGGCTCCCGATATCGTTCACTGCAACGACTGGATGACCTCCCTGATTCCGCTTTACCTTAAAACAACCTATAAGAACGACCCAATGTTTAAGGACACCAAGTCGGTTTTTACGGTGTACAACAATGGGTTTGACCATCGTTTTGAAGGGGATATCATCGAAAAAGCGCGCATGATGGATATCGACGATTCGATGCTGGAAGAATTGAAAACGGCTGACTTCGGTGGTTTCATCCGGATTGGTTGCGCCTACGCCGATGCCGTGGTCCGTGCCGAAGAAGAATCAAGTGCTAGCCTGAACGCGGTGCTGAACGACCTGCCTGAACATAAGTTCGACGGGGCCGAGGAGAATGATGTGACAGAGCGGTACTACAATCTATACACGCAACTAGCTGGTTAA
- the glmS gene encoding glutamine--fructose-6-phosphate transaminase (isomerizing) encodes MCGIVAYVGHREACPLVLKGLKRLEYRGYDSAGIALMNGHGLRVYKKKGKVAALEQELAARESSGTIGMGHTRWATHGEPNDVNAHPHYSFHRKLAIIHNGIIENYAAIKQALLKKGHTFTSETDTEVLGQFIEDIWENNGGSLEDAVRLALQEVVGAYAIVIMNEADPTQLVAARKGSPLVIGVGEGEFFMASDATPIVEYTKDVIYLNDYEIAVIKNGLLTVVTLDNTTTTPYVQKVELELEAIEKGGFDHFMLKEIFEQPRSIADSMRGRVQADSGTMQLGGLRDYLDKLAASERIVIIGCGTSWHAGLVAEYIFEELARIPVEVEYASEFRYRNPIIKEGDIVIAISQSGETADTLAAIELAKSKGATIFGVCNVVGSSIARATDAGAYTHAGPEIGVASTKAFTAQVTVLTLMALAAAKRKGTISESLFRLLLAELESIPAKVEKVLQAADKIKEIAYIFTYARNFIYLGRGLNFPVALEGALKLKEISYIHAEGYPAAEMKHGPIALIDEDMPVVVIATKDSSYEKIVSNIQEVKARKGRVIAITTEGDTHLPSLVDFTIEIPKVHEVLVPLVSVIPLQLLAYDIAVMRGRNVDQPRNLAKSVTVE; translated from the coding sequence ATGTGCGGTATTGTAGCGTACGTTGGGCACCGGGAAGCGTGCCCATTGGTTTTGAAAGGTCTGAAACGACTCGAATACCGGGGGTACGATAGCGCCGGTATTGCCCTGATGAATGGGCACGGCCTACGTGTGTACAAGAAAAAAGGTAAAGTAGCCGCTCTGGAGCAGGAACTGGCTGCGCGCGAAAGCAGCGGTACCATCGGAATGGGCCATACGCGCTGGGCAACGCACGGTGAACCCAACGACGTAAATGCGCACCCGCATTACTCCTTTCACCGGAAACTAGCAATTATTCACAACGGAATCATTGAGAACTACGCGGCTATCAAGCAGGCATTGCTCAAAAAAGGCCATACGTTCACCAGCGAAACCGACACGGAAGTGTTGGGGCAGTTTATCGAAGATATCTGGGAAAACAATGGCGGTTCGCTCGAAGATGCGGTCCGGCTGGCGTTGCAGGAGGTCGTGGGTGCGTACGCTATTGTGATCATGAACGAAGCCGATCCGACCCAGCTTGTTGCCGCTCGAAAAGGATCTCCGCTGGTGATTGGTGTGGGCGAGGGTGAGTTTTTTATGGCTTCGGATGCGACGCCAATCGTTGAATACACCAAGGATGTCATTTACCTCAATGACTACGAAATCGCTGTTATCAAAAACGGCCTGCTTACCGTCGTAACGCTCGACAATACGACGACCACGCCTTACGTGCAGAAGGTAGAGCTGGAATTGGAAGCAATCGAAAAAGGTGGATTCGACCACTTTATGCTCAAGGAAATCTTTGAGCAGCCGCGTTCCATTGCCGATTCGATGCGAGGACGCGTTCAGGCTGACAGTGGTACCATGCAACTCGGTGGTTTACGCGATTACCTGGATAAACTGGCGGCTTCGGAGCGGATTGTCATTATCGGTTGTGGTACGTCATGGCACGCGGGCTTGGTTGCCGAGTATATTTTCGAAGAACTGGCCCGGATTCCCGTCGAAGTTGAGTATGCATCCGAATTCCGGTATCGCAATCCGATCATCAAAGAAGGCGATATTGTCATTGCTATTTCGCAGTCGGGCGAAACCGCTGATACGCTGGCCGCTATCGAACTGGCAAAGTCAAAAGGAGCAACGATCTTCGGTGTTTGCAACGTGGTAGGTTCATCAATCGCGCGGGCCACGGATGCAGGAGCCTACACGCACGCAGGACCCGAAATTGGGGTTGCCAGCACGAAAGCATTTACGGCGCAGGTTACCGTGCTGACGCTGATGGCACTGGCCGCTGCCAAACGGAAAGGAACAATCTCGGAGTCGCTGTTTCGCTTGTTACTGGCCGAGTTGGAAAGTATTCCGGCAAAGGTCGAAAAGGTGCTGCAAGCCGCCGACAAAATCAAGGAAATCGCGTACATCTTTACCTACGCTCGTAATTTCATCTATCTGGGACGGGGGCTGAACTTCCCGGTTGCACTGGAAGGAGCGTTGAAGCTGAAAGAAATCAGCTACATCCACGCCGAAGGCTATCCCGCTGCCGAAATGAAGCACGGACCGATTGCGCTCATCGACGAGGACATGCCGGTGGTCGTCATCGCCACGAAGGACAGTTCGTACGAGAAAATAGTCTCGAATATTCAGGAGGTAAAGGCCCGCAAAGGTCGTGTCATTGCCATCACAACGGAAGGCGATACGCATTTGCCCAGCCTGGTGGATTTTACGATTGAGATTCCCAAAGTCCACGAAGTACTGGTTCCGCTTGTCTCGGTAATTCCTTTGCAACTGCTGGCCTACGACATTGCAGTTATGCGGGGCCGCAATGTTGACCAGCCGCGCAACCTGGCTAAATCGGTGACTGTCGAGTAA
- a CDS encoding head GIN domain-containing protein translates to MKQRLLFYALLFFLSVQLTACQQELGPYKEVTQTYPLANFDRLDMGSAFHIDVRSGSSFEVAVRGNEADVNDLDLRVRNGTLHAEYRGTSRRKRYDMYVTVTMPTLREIKLSGAAQSTITGFTSSSVVNASLSGASNVTINLAGSRLTSELSGASTIHVVGTSDGLTSNLSGASKLDAFDCLAKQAQLDLSGASTARVRVQEELTVKASGASTVRYQGSPQTHIELSGSSTAAKE, encoded by the coding sequence ATGAAACAGCGATTGCTTTTTTACGCTCTTCTGTTTTTTCTGTCTGTCCAGCTGACAGCTTGCCAACAGGAACTTGGACCTTACAAGGAGGTAACCCAGACCTATCCGCTGGCTAATTTCGACCGGCTTGATATGGGCAGTGCTTTTCATATAGATGTTCGGTCAGGGAGCAGCTTCGAGGTTGCCGTTCGGGGGAACGAAGCCGATGTAAACGACCTTGACTTGAGAGTACGAAATGGAACGTTGCACGCGGAATATCGGGGTACATCGCGCCGAAAACGCTACGATATGTACGTTACCGTTACAATGCCAACGCTACGGGAAATTAAGCTGTCGGGGGCGGCTCAATCAACTATCACCGGCTTTACCAGTTCATCGGTGGTTAATGCCTCGCTGTCAGGGGCGTCGAACGTAACGATAAATCTTGCCGGTTCCCGGTTGACTTCAGAACTGTCAGGGGCCTCTACGATCCATGTAGTAGGGACTAGCGATGGCCTGACGAGCAACCTGTCGGGAGCCAGTAAACTCGACGCTTTTGACTGCCTGGCGAAACAGGCTCAGCTGGATTTGTCGGGAGCCAGTACCGCCCGCGTCCGGGTTCAGGAAGAGCTTACCGTAAAGGCCAGTGGAGCAAGTACGGTGCGGTATCAAGGCAGCCCACAGACCCATATTGAGTTGTCGGGATCCAGCACGGCGGCTAAGGAGTAA
- a CDS encoding cupin domain-containing protein — protein sequence MKRKTFLSLLGLASIRFPYSTMSIAQSDSPETFYFKDDGKIPNSKYPLLVYRNAFTERNQQGASWLEKRFADNNWTNSWRNGVYAFHHYHSTSHEVLGVYSGKALLHLGGENGQKINVQAGDILVIPAGVGHKNLGSENLGIVGAYPDGREWDVNRGLAGERPQTDKNIAALPIPATDPLLGKTAGLPTIWRS from the coding sequence ATGAAACGAAAAACCTTTTTGTCTCTGCTCGGCTTAGCCTCTATACGCTTCCCTTATTCGACCATGAGCATAGCGCAGTCCGACAGCCCCGAAACGTTTTATTTTAAAGACGATGGCAAAATTCCGAACAGCAAATACCCGCTGCTTGTGTATCGAAATGCGTTCACGGAGCGCAACCAACAGGGGGCCAGCTGGCTGGAAAAACGTTTTGCCGACAACAACTGGACAAATTCCTGGCGCAACGGCGTTTACGCCTTTCATCATTACCACAGCACGTCCCACGAGGTTTTGGGCGTTTATTCCGGAAAGGCGTTGTTGCACCTGGGCGGAGAAAATGGGCAGAAAATAAATGTTCAGGCTGGCGATATTCTGGTTATTCCAGCCGGAGTTGGGCATAAAAACCTCGGCAGCGAAAACCTGGGCATTGTCGGTGCTTATCCCGACGGACGCGAATGGGATGTAAACCGGGGACTGGCGGGTGAACGACCGCAAACCGACAAAAACATTGCGGCTCTACCCATACCGGCTACCGATCCGCTACTCGGCAAAACGGCTGGACTACCCACCATCTGGCGCAGCTAG
- a CDS encoding penicillin acylase family protein — MNRYRSPILFFFAAFLSFLTTKGQPFSQAEIARWQKQAKQVTITRDTWGVPHIYGKTDADVVFGLLYSQCEDDFDRVEENYLDAIGRLAEVDGESALYHDLRARLFMDTTQALALYKESPVWMKSLLDAFADGTNYYLYTHPAVTPRLLKRFQPWMPLMFSEGSIGGNISVVSIDRLKDFYEHRKTSWIYDFDKFERDPVGSNGFAIAPSKSATKNPLLLINPHTSFYFRSEVHMVSQAGLNAYGAVTWGQFFVYQGFNENCGWMHTSSGADSMDEYLETVEKKGNSLVYRQGNTQKPVRTQTVRLPYKVGNGIQYKEFTLYWTHHGPVVGEKGDKWVTVSMMNTPLNALEQSYLRTKAKGYQSFKEVMKLNGNASNNTVFADRDGNIAYWHGNFMPKRDPKFDWNQPVDGSNPATEWKGLHGVDELVQVRNPASGWIQNCNSTPFTVSGNSSPDKATYPTYMAPDAENYRGINAVRVLSQKSVFTLDTLIAAANDPHLAAFDALLPPLLNAYQTVAGDAANQSSDLREAVQLLQSWDKSYGTGSVGTALAILWGEKIQRLARSRVPADQRLDYLSFTDFTTNNTSPQEKVTALKDVLTDLTRDFGTWKTPWGDINRYQRLTGKIQETFDDQQPSIAVGFTPSAWGSLAAFGARSYPNTKKRYGYVGNSFVAVVEFGRKVKARSVVTGGQSSKPGMKHFTDQAPLYCAGQFKDVWFYPEEVQQHVEKTYRPGE, encoded by the coding sequence ATGAATCGTTACAGGTCACCGATCCTTTTCTTTTTTGCCGCGTTTCTATCGTTTCTCACGACAAAAGGCCAGCCATTTAGTCAAGCCGAGATTGCGCGCTGGCAAAAACAGGCGAAACAAGTTACCATCACCCGCGACACCTGGGGCGTTCCGCATATCTACGGAAAAACCGACGCTGACGTGGTTTTTGGTTTGTTGTACAGCCAGTGCGAAGATGATTTTGACCGCGTCGAAGAAAACTACCTGGACGCCATTGGCCGGTTGGCGGAGGTCGATGGCGAGTCCGCCCTTTACCATGATTTACGGGCACGTCTTTTCATGGACACGACGCAGGCGCTTGCTCTTTACAAAGAAAGCCCGGTCTGGATGAAAAGTCTACTTGATGCCTTTGCCGATGGCACGAACTATTACCTGTATACCCACCCGGCTGTTACGCCCAGGCTTTTAAAACGTTTTCAGCCATGGATGCCGCTCATGTTTAGCGAAGGTAGCATCGGCGGCAACATCAGCGTAGTTTCCATCGACCGACTGAAAGACTTTTACGAACACCGCAAAACCTCCTGGATTTACGATTTCGACAAATTTGAACGGGACCCGGTTGGTTCAAACGGCTTCGCTATCGCTCCTTCGAAAAGCGCCACCAAAAATCCCCTACTGCTCATCAATCCGCACACGTCTTTTTACTTTCGGTCGGAGGTTCACATGGTTAGTCAGGCCGGATTAAATGCGTACGGAGCCGTTACGTGGGGGCAGTTTTTTGTCTATCAGGGCTTTAACGAAAACTGCGGCTGGATGCACACGTCCAGCGGTGCGGATTCGATGGATGAGTATCTGGAAACCGTCGAGAAAAAAGGTAATTCGCTTGTTTATCGGCAAGGCAATACGCAGAAACCCGTTCGGACGCAAACAGTGCGGCTACCGTACAAGGTGGGCAACGGTATTCAGTACAAGGAGTTTACGCTATACTGGACGCACCACGGTCCCGTCGTTGGCGAAAAAGGCGACAAATGGGTTACGGTCAGTATGATGAATACGCCCCTGAACGCGCTCGAACAGTCATATTTACGCACCAAGGCGAAAGGGTACCAGAGTTTTAAAGAGGTGATGAAACTCAACGGTAACGCGTCGAACAACACCGTTTTTGCGGATCGGGACGGCAACATTGCGTACTGGCACGGCAATTTTATGCCTAAACGCGACCCTAAATTTGACTGGAACCAACCCGTCGATGGCAGCAATCCGGCTACCGAATGGAAAGGGTTGCATGGTGTAGATGAACTCGTTCAGGTTCGTAACCCGGCCAGCGGCTGGATTCAGAACTGCAATTCGACACCGTTCACCGTATCGGGCAACAGCAGCCCCGACAAGGCAACATACCCGACGTACATGGCTCCCGACGCCGAAAACTACCGGGGTATCAATGCCGTTCGTGTGTTAAGCCAGAAATCCGTCTTTACGCTGGACACGCTCATTGCGGCTGCCAACGACCCCCATCTGGCCGCTTTCGATGCTTTGCTTCCTCCCCTGCTGAACGCATACCAAACCGTTGCGGGTGATGCCGCCAACCAGTCGAGCGATCTGCGGGAAGCCGTACAGTTGTTGCAGAGCTGGGATAAAAGCTACGGAACAGGCTCCGTCGGGACAGCACTCGCCATCTTGTGGGGTGAGAAGATTCAGCGACTGGCACGGAGCCGCGTCCCCGCCGACCAGCGCCTTGACTATCTAAGCTTCACCGACTTCACCACCAACAATACCTCCCCACAGGAGAAAGTAACCGCCCTGAAGGACGTGCTGACCGATCTGACGCGTGACTTCGGAACCTGGAAAACGCCCTGGGGTGACATTAACCGATACCAGCGCCTGACCGGAAAAATTCAGGAAACGTTTGACGATCAGCAGCCAAGTATTGCGGTTGGTTTTACGCCTTCCGCCTGGGGATCGCTGGCGGCTTTCGGTGCTCGTTCGTATCCCAACACGAAAAAACGGTACGGTTACGTGGGCAATAGCTTTGTTGCGGTTGTTGAATTCGGCAGGAAAGTAAAAGCGCGTTCGGTCGTTACGGGCGGCCAAAGCAGCAAACCGGGTATGAAGCACTTCACGGATCAGGCTCCGCTCTACTGCGCGGGTCAGTTCAAAGATGTTTGGTTCTATCCCGAAGAGGTACAACAGCATGTCGAAAAGACGTATCGTCCCGGCGAATAG